The window AGCTTTATTGATTTTGTTGGCTGGAGCTACCCTCTTAGCTGTATTGAATTGGGATACGATATACAAGGCAGTTCAGATTTTGTTGGGAAGCATGAATTCTCTCTTTATAGGGAGTATCATTGCCTTTATTTTAAATGTGCCTATGAAAAAAATAGAGGATCAGATAGAGAAGGTTTCTTTTTTGAATAAATCCAAACGTTCCTTGGCTATTGTTGGAGTGTTGATTGGTTTTGCTTTAATTGTTACTGGGTTGGTGTTGATTGTTCTTCCTACCTTGATGTCAACGGTGTCGCAATTAGTGACGGTGAGTAGCACAGCAATTCCTAAATCGGTCAATGCCCTTACAAGCTTCCTGGAAAAAAATGGACTTTTGGCTGGTCAGTTGGGTGAGCAAATTGCAGGTATGCTGGACCAATTGAAAAATCTAACCTTTATTTCCAATTTGGTAACGCCAGTCTTATCAGGTTTAGTATCAAATGTCACTGGTATTTTTTCCAATACCATGACGCTTGTGATGGCCTTCTTCTTTACCTTGGCAATACTTGGAAGCAAGGAACATCTGCAAGCTATGACAGGTA is drawn from Streptococcus sp. 29892 and contains these coding sequences:
- a CDS encoding AI-2E family transporter; translation: MNSSFKEKALLILLAGATLLAVLNWDTIYKAVQILLGSMNSLFIGSIIAFILNVPMKKIEDQIEKVSFLNKSKRSLAIVGVLIGFALIVTGLVLIVLPTLMSTVSQLVTVSSTAIPKSVNALTSFLEKNGLLAGQLGEQIAGMLDQLKNLTFISNLVTPVLSGLVSNVTGIFSNTMTLVMAFFFTLAILGSKEHLQAMTGKFLQAILPTKTVRVISYIGEVIVDTYDKFLMSQIVEACIIGTLVFVSYSLSGIPYASMAGILAGVLSFVPYIGPFTACLISALFVAVQNPLLALWSIALFQIIQLIEGNVIYPRVVGQSVGLPTLFTLAAALIGGNLFGLLGMVFFTPIFAVIYRLVREWVASRLKKQGDMKLG